Within Styela clava chromosome 8, kaStyClav1.hap1.2, whole genome shotgun sequence, the genomic segment ACAGGATCCATCAGATATTTTATGGTCAGGCACATATTTGGTAGCGTCTCATCTCCATTTTGTGCTAATTGGAGTCTGAAGAAACAGCTCAAGATCATCAAGATGAATTTGACGAAAATGTCAAAGGAGTTGAGCGAAATTTTTATGTTGATGATTACCTGAATGGCTCATCTACTGTAGACCAGGGAATTCATATTGTTCGACAAACGAATAAATTGCTGGAAAAAAAGGATTTCATCTAGCAAAGTGGAAAAGTTCCAATCCTGAAGTTCTGTCAGAGATTCCTGCTAAAGACAGAGCAGACACTGCGTCAAGTGTAAACTTAATACCTGAAAAGATCGATCGAGTACTCGGAATAAAGTGGAATATCCAAGAAGATTGTTTTGGATTTGATGTTAATGTGAAATCAAAACCCGCAACAAAACGAGGGATTTTGTCTGTACTCAGTTCGATATTTGACCCGATGGGAATAGTGGCACCTGTGATACTAAAGGCAAGGATATTGATGCAGCAGTTATGTCGAAATAATTATGGATGGGATGATGAAATATCGAATAGTGAAAATTTATTGTGGAACAGATGGCTCGAAGATATTCCTGAACCTGAGAATATATTCATGCAAAGATGTTTTGCGCCGTCTGGTTTTGGCAATATTGTGACTCGTCAAATACACCATTTTGCAGATGGCTCTGCAGTTGCTTATGGAACTGTATCGTATTTGCGACTAATCAATGAAGATGGGACAATTCATGTTGCCTTTCTCTTAGGAAAAGCTCAACTTGCATCCATTAAAACTGTTTCAATACCACGACTGGAGTTGACTGCTGCAGCTCTTGCAGTTAAATTAGATTTATTTCTGAGACGTGAATTAGACTTCGAAGAAATAGAGTCGATGTTTTGGACAGACTCAACTTCCGTGCTTTTGAGTATTAATAATACATCACGAAGATTTCCAACATTTGTGGCAAATCGATTGAAGATGGATCGAATGCTTTGCAGTGGAGATATGTACCTACAGATTTGAATCCCGCAGATGATGCATCCAGAGGATTGTCAGTACAATCGTTGATGGATGAACAATGGCTAAATGGACCATCATTCCTCCAAGAGCAAGAGGAACATTGGCCTAAACCACCAGTACAGCTACCTGAGCTTCCTGATGAATTTGTAAGATGCAAGCCACGAGTTGTGCAAATTATGTTTCTGATTCCGCTTTGAAGCCAATtgataaattcatttcatatttctcAACATGGTATAAGTTGAAAAAAGCAAGTGCATGGATGATTCGATTCAAAGACTACCTTCATAAGAAGAAGAAGGATTATAAGTGTAATGAGAAACTTGAAGTTGAAGAATTGCGAGTTGCTGGAGACGACATTTTGAAATACATACAGAGACAAGAATTTGGCGAAGTTATTGATGCATTGTAGAAAGCCAATCATAGAAGTACATCTGGGAAACAAGTACTGAAGAGATTGAAGATTGCAAATTTCCTGCATAAACTCAATCCGATTATGAAAGATGGCTTCATCAGAGTTGGTGGGAGATTGAGAAATGCACCGGTTGATTTCGATGTTAAACATCCGATTATACTTCCACATAAACATCATGTAACTGAGATGATTATAAGAGAACATCATGTATCTACACATCATTCTGGTATGGGGAGTACATGGACTTCTCTGAGACAACGATTTTGGATCGTTAAAGGAGGCGCTATGGTGAAATCTGTTATCAGAAAATGCATGTTTTGTCGAAGAAGAAGTTCACCTGGGAGTAAACAGATCATGGCCGATCTTCCGAAGGAAAGAGTCACACCAGGTGAAAGACCATTTGCCTATGTTGGAGTGGACTACTTCGGACATTTTCTTGTAAAGCAAGGACGAAGTACTGTCAAGAGGTGATAGTGAAAATTTATTGTGGAACAGATGGCTCGAAGATATTCCTGAACTTGAGAATATATTCATGCAAAGATGTTTTGCGCCGTCTGATTTTGGCAATATTGTGACTCGTCAAATACACCATTTTGCAGATGGCTCTGCAGTTGCTTATGGAACTGTATCGTATTTGCGACTAATCAATGAAGATGGGAAAATTCATGTTGCCTTTCTCTTAGGAAAAGCTCGACTTGCACCCATTAAAACTGTTTCAATACCACGACTGGAGTTGACTGCTGCAGCTCTTGCAGTCAAATTAGATTTATTTCTGAGACGTGAATTAGACTTCGGAGAAATAGAGTCGACGAAGTACTGTCAAGAGGTGGGGCTGTATATTTACATGCATGACAACTCGTGCCGTACACTTGGAAGTTGCATACTCGATGGATGCAGATTCATAAATGCGTTAAGAAGATTTATTGCACGTAGAAGTAGACCATTCAAGTTCATCTGTGACAACGGTAGTAACTTCGTTGCAGCAAATAAAATCCTACCTAAAGAAATAGAAGTTTGGAATTCAAGCAAAGTTAGACAATTTTTGCGTCAGgagaatattaaatttaaattcaatcttctgcttctaattttggAGGATGTTACGAAAGATTAATTCGATCAGTTCGAAAGATTTTGGTTGCTCTCTTACACAATCAGTTGGTGTCAGATGAAGCTTTGGCTACAATTTTTTGTGAAGTGGAATCACAGTTGAATTCCAGACCCATCACTCCAATAAGTTTTGATCCGAAAGATGATGAGCCACTCACTCCAAATCACTTGCTATTACTGAATCCTGCAAGTAATTTACCTCCTggcatattcgaaaaaaaaggATTGTTACACTCGACGAAGATGGCGACAAATTCAGTATTTAGCTGATCAGATGGACTGAAGAACACTTACCCACACTTTAGACACGACAGAAATGAACCTCTAAAGAACGTAATATGGAAGTTGGTGATATTGTGCTACTTGTAGACAGTACCCAGAGAGAAGTGGCAGACTGGACGTGTTATGGAAACTACATCTGATAAACTTGGAGCTGTGCGTCAAGTTACTGTGAAGACATCCAGGGGTTTATTGAGAAGGCCAATTGCAAAGTTGTGCTTGATTCATAGAGTTAAtgagtaaaatgttttcaagtgtgTGATATCCTCGATATAAGAAATTTGTGAGTAAGATGTTTTCAGTGGGGTCCAACATCTGGCTGGGGGAATGTTACATCGAGAATcgcattcacttgatttttgtattgacttaaacattgcgtccgtttaacttgtgtagtaatttatttgttattgttgacgccGTAATTTCCCTTGATTGACAGTGTGCTTCTACACACTTTGTTACGAAACAATTGAGAGAGTCTTCGTGGCAATTGCTTGCCCAGACATGTCTCGCTTAGACAGGGATAGTTTCGGTAGTTTGTTTTAGATAGCGCTTTACTTTTGCAGAGAATGGCGCTCGTttcgttgtaatttgtaaataagttaAACTTGTTCAGCGACCTTGGCTTTCTGTTTTGACTGTAGGAcgattaaataatgtagatTATGGCTGCCCACGTAGGCCTAGTTAAGGATATTTTATGAGCATTAAATGGCCTTTTGTGATTGtttttacagttatagttttatttaattgatttgttcggatttcattgacgaatgatttcatgttcaacttatgataatttaagcctggaatagcagacaaattcggtatgttataatttgtaactctttctgatttgaaggctgcaagttattcaatagtaatatggttcgacttaataattaactacgtttgataattgtgttcataaatttgagtaggctttctgaaggccgaattgtgtatgattatttatatattgcaagtattttgtattgatttgtttttacgtttgtattaagatacccgtgtcaactgtatactagttgtgtgattttctggattgaggatacaaacttggggcttgaaagaccgcgttattgaactgttaataaatatctagtgtGCAGTCGGTGTCGTCCAGGCCGCAAAGAACGGCTGTTACACTGAccagcaccgatccacaacctcctgcctatggaatcgaaacattagacaaattggtgtactgtgcgcattcacaaatctttgcgaatcaagtgtgccttttgactaaggaaaatttagcattgaaatggtcaatctcaatataaacctggtatctgcagataaaaccaattttttgatgtgctttttttttaaatataatttataattactgtaaaatgtgtgatacatttggtaccatgaataccatttgcaaattagcttgggttacactCTTTCCACCAAAGACTCTTTCaagtcatatctcataatattctttaaacaaaaggttgcggctagccggctacccatcataattttctttcagatcacaaagtcgcaatattacccctcgctaagtttcattggcaagtgtatttggttgtagtatcggtgtccaactttagactgaaaccttcactaccagacccaccgaaacaaaaaaaaattcttgatagggtcgtattgaagttgctttcgtttaagcacaatggacactttatctccaccaatccacagtaatcacaagttactttgtcattacgataagcatcaataaatggataccgaggatgtattatcaagtcacgcaagctgaggtcttgtgctactgtggtcttgttgcaacttgtACTTTGCCATCCATTTATTCCATGGTAGTAgttgttatatattatgttgAGCTTACTATCATAGCTTGTTTACTACTCTATCTGCTTGTGTgctatattgttacgtcacaatgctgtCTAGTGCCGTAAGTTGTTTTTCCTCTGTTTAGAGGTCTTTTGTTCTGAACTAAGTTGGCGGACGGATGTCCAAATAAATCGCGTGCAGTTTTGTAATGAGTCTGTATTCATTACTTGTTATAAAGATATAACAAATTGGCGACGAGGATTAAAAAGCCGTCACAATGCTGTCTAGTGCCGTAAGTTGTTTTTCCTCTGTTTAGAGGTCTTTTGTTCTGAACTAAGTTGGCGGACGGATGTCCAAATAAATCGCGTGCAGTTTTGTAATGAGTCTGTATTCATTACTTGTTATAAAGATATAACAAATTGGCGACGAGGATTAAAAAGCCTTTTTGTGCCGTTTTGTAGCCATTTCTTGGGGAAGGAAGGAAAATATATCGAAGTTACAGCTTAATTTCGAGGATAGATAAGAGAACAGTCGCTGGACTGCGACGGAGTTAGAACTGATTATTGCAGCATAATCAGTGACTTTGGATATTCATAGTGAACAGCATTCACTGGACTGGGAACCCAAGGCCtgttattatattgaattaaacgGCAGTAAATTATTTGAGCATCGTTGAAGCACGATTGCAACTGTTAACAGAATAATGACGTCAGCACCATTGGAAGTTGCGCAATTCAACATTAATCGCCCAGACGAATGGTAACAATGGCTGCGACGATTTGAAAACATGTGCCTCGCCATGTCGGTTGACAACGCAGAGAGAAAGAAAGCgttattattacattttgcGGGACCTGAAGTTTTTGACCTGTATGAGAATTTGCCCGCACCGCCGAATGCAGATGAAAATGATAATGTTTATGCCAACACCGTTAAGAAATTGGATAATTATTTCGTGCCAAAGATAAACATTGATTTTGAATGTGATATTTACAGGAATGCAAAACAGAAATTTGGCGAAAATATTGATACTTATGTGGCACGTTTGCGTAAATTAGCTGTTACCTGTGATTTTACGGATGCTGATcatgaaataaaacagcaagtTATTTCTGGTGGATGTGATTCTCGAGTTAGGGAAAAAGCTCTACAGCAGCGTATGTCTCTTCGAGAACTTCTGGATTATGCAAAAAGTATAGAACAAGCAAAgcaacaaataaaacaaattgaacAACGTCACACGAGACCAgagaaattatatgaaactgaTGTGCAGCGTGAAAAGAATTCCGATAGCAAATCCAAGCCTAGAGCACCACAGCTTTCTTCGGCTAGAGGGGGTAAGTCTCTTAGATGTTTTCGCTGCGATAGTTCTAAGCACTTTGCCCGTGAATGTCCATTTAAAGATGCCAAGTGTTTTTGTTGTGGTAAAAAGGGCCATACCAAGAGTGTGTGTCGATTCAAGAAATCAAGTCAGTATAGACACGGCCAGAAAAGTAAGCAATGTAATTCTCAATGTTGTATCGCTGGTGATAAGAATACGCCGGGCGAAAGTGAAACGAATGAAAACTCTGGTTCATCATACGAATTACATCATACAGTGTCGTCCGTGCAAAATAACAATGTGGGTGTGAAATGCAATCCAATCTATCTTGATCTTGACATCGATGGCAAAAACATTTCTTGGGAAGTAGATACAGGGGCTACACTATCTGTCATGTCTTAAGTGCAATATAAAAAGTTGTGGCCAAAAGCAGAATTGAACCACACCGATGTTAAACTGTCTACATACACGGGGGAGTCTATTACAGTAGAGGGAGAAAGGGATGTTACTGTAACGTATCAAAATGGTAACCCAATGGTATTGCCAATCACTGTGGTAAGAAATAGTAACCGCTGTAAACCATTGCTGGGGAGAAATTGGTTGAAACATATCAAACTTGATtggaattcaattttcaaaattaactatTCTGATGTTAAAATCAGTACACTGCTTGATAAGTATCCTGAATTGTCTTCACCTGGATTAGGTTGTGCAAAAACTGAAGCTAAATTGGAGATTGATGACAGCGTTAAGCCTAAATTTTATAAACCACGACCTCTCTTGCACTCAAAGAACTGGTCGAAGCTGAACTTGATAGACAAGTTGAAATCGATGTTTTGAAGCCATGTAAAACATCCGATTGGGCTGCACCTATGGTTACCGCATTAAAAGCTGATCAGAAGTCAGTTCGGCTCTGTGGAAGTTATGACTTGACTGTAAATAAAGCAAGTCGTCTTGAGCAGTATCCATTGCCAAAGGTGGATGAATTATTGGCTAAATTTGCTGGTGGGGAAAAATTCTCTGTTATTGATCTGAAAGAGGCATATCTGCAGATACCATTGGCAGAAGAGAGTCAAAAGTACACAGTAGTTAATACACATAAGGGATTATTCACGGCAAATCGTCTTGTTTATGGAATATCAAGTGCCCCAGCTATATTCCAGAGATATCTTGAAACACTGCTGGGTGACATAGCAGGTGTATGTGTTTTCCAAGACGATATTGGAGTGACCGGTTCTTCTGATAAAGAAAACATAGCCAGATTGGAAGAAGTTTTCAAGCGTCTTACAAATGAAGGTCTAAAAAAATTAATCCAAACAAATGTAAATGGATGGTTTCAGAAATTACTTATCTTGGATATCGTATAAATAAACTTGGAGTTCAACCAACTGAAGATAATCTGAGAGCTGTTCTGAATGCCCCAGAACCACAAAATATACATCAGATGCGCTCATATCTGTGGATGCTTAATTATTATggtaaattcattaaaaatttatcaacTGTTGCTGCTCCTTTGTATGAACTTCTTCGTTCGAATGTTCGATGGCACTGGAATAAAAGGCAAGTGGAAGCTTTTAAGAAAACGAAATCGCTATTGTGTAATGCTCCATGCCTTGCTCATTTTGACGTAAATGCCGCCGTCATTGTTTCTGCAGATGCCAGTCCTTCTGGAATCGGAGCAGTTTTATCTGTAATAACGCAGGAATGAGAACGTCCTGTGGCTTTTGCATCCAGATCTTTGTCAAAACCAGAGCGTAATTATAGCCAATTGGATAGAGAGGGATTAGCTCTAGTATTCGCTGTTACAAAGttccattcatttttatatggAAGACCGTTTGTTATGGAAACTGATCACAAGCCACTTCTCGGTTTACTT encodes:
- the LOC144425694 gene encoding uncharacterized protein LOC144425694, which translates into the protein MKDGFIRVGGRLRNAPVDFDVKHPIILPHKHHVTEMIIREHHVSTHHSGMGSTWTSLRQRFWIVKGGAMVKSVIRKCMFCRRRSSPGSKQIMADLPKERVTPGERPFAYVGVDYFGHFLVKQGRNGSAVAYGTVSYLRLINEDGKIHVAFLLGKARLAPIKTVSIPRLELTAAALAVKLDLFLRRELDFGEIESTKYCQETVPREKWQTGRVMETTSDKLGAVRQVTVKTSRGLLRRPIAKLCLIHRVNE